From the Venenivibrio stagnispumantis genome, one window contains:
- the ftsA gene encoding cell division protein FtsA, translating into MNKENILVAIDIGTAKISVILAEVDDLGDTHIIGFGEANSNGIEKGIITKPGELYKSIKEAVSLAEASSGFKISSAIINVGGPHLDFKNEKESLIFSTSQKEIDENDITALIEKVSTKVNKENYEVIHVIPKWYVLDEEDKVIDPVGLIANKLEGEFHIILNKSTNLNNIKRIVESAGIKIADFVATPIASANAVLYDEEKEMGVAVVDIGAGTTDIVIYKDGSPHFIKSLPIGGNQITMDIAHRFKLSKLEAENLKLQCSLASTEYILENDFIEVEIRGSEEKVQIERFEVVDTIEARLSEILEKIREQLENSGYYQKLNAGVVLTGGVANTGYIKDFAEKILEKDVRIGKPRNYKGFIDKLSFPQYATSIGIILFKKNALQKNEIESFNQPINLTEKFKSIFEKIKNMF; encoded by the coding sequence GTGAATAAAGAAAATATTTTGGTAGCTATAGATATAGGAACTGCAAAAATCAGTGTTATATTAGCTGAAGTTGATGATTTAGGAGATACTCATATTATAGGTTTTGGAGAAGCAAATTCAAACGGAATAGAAAAAGGTATTATAACAAAACCGGGAGAACTTTATAAATCAATAAAAGAAGCAGTAAGCTTAGCAGAGGCTTCATCCGGATTTAAGATTAGCTCGGCTATTATTAATGTTGGAGGACCCCATTTAGATTTTAAAAATGAGAAAGAATCTTTAATATTTTCTACTTCCCAAAAAGAGATAGATGAAAATGATATAACTGCCCTAATAGAAAAAGTTTCTACCAAAGTAAATAAAGAAAATTATGAAGTAATTCATGTAATTCCAAAGTGGTATGTATTGGATGAAGAAGATAAAGTCATAGATCCGGTTGGATTAATTGCAAATAAATTAGAAGGTGAATTTCATATAATATTAAATAAATCTACTAATTTAAACAATATCAAAAGAATAGTAGAATCAGCAGGAATAAAAATTGCAGATTTTGTTGCTACGCCTATTGCTTCTGCCAATGCAGTTTTATATGATGAAGAAAAAGAGATGGGTGTGGCAGTAGTTGATATAGGAGCCGGTACAACAGATATAGTAATATATAAAGATGGAAGTCCTCATTTTATTAAATCTTTACCTATAGGTGGAAATCAGATAACTATGGATATTGCCCACAGATTTAAACTCTCTAAATTGGAAGCAGAAAATTTAAAACTTCAATGCTCCCTTGCTTCTACAGAATATATATTAGAAAATGATTTTATAGAAGTAGAGATAAGGGGCTCTGAAGAAAAAGTCCAGATTGAAAGATTTGAAGTTGTAGATACGATAGAAGCAAGGTTATCGGAAATTTTAGAAAAAATAAGGGAACAGCTTGAAAATTCAGGTTATTACCAAAAATTAAATGCAGGGGTGGTTTTGACCGGTGGAGTTGCAAATACAGGCTATATTAAAGATTTTGCAGAAAAAATATTAGAAAAAGATGTAAGAATAGGAAAGCCAAGAAATTACAAAGGATTCATTGATAAACTATCTTTTCCACAATATGCAACCTCTATTGGAATAATATTATTTAAGAAAAATGCTTTACAAAAAAATGAAATAGAATCTTTTAATCAGCCTATAAATTTAACTGAAAAGTTTAAATCTATATTTGAAAAAATAAAAAATATGTTTTAA
- a CDS encoding cell division protein FtsQ/DivIB has protein sequence MKIGKILLIAIWLFACGLFGYFSPTLPFVKDILGIKHVYVEGTDKLTEKDIKEIFKDQTWLFVDEDIIKDRVKKYGFVKDLNIEKIKFGDLKLKIVESKPIAILNFKSEKYLIDENGNILNPKYYQNYESLPIIDYQDENFDKNKLKYLGILNNYFKDLKSIIIYRSQIVVNWKDKILVFGADNLEEDLEKAKLFFSKVSINNYKYINFSFDTIVIARR, from the coding sequence ATGAAAATAGGTAAGATATTATTAATAGCTATATGGCTATTTGCATGTGGATTATTTGGATATTTTTCACCTACTTTGCCTTTTGTAAAAGATATCTTAGGTATAAAACATGTATATGTAGAAGGAACAGATAAATTAACAGAAAAAGATATAAAAGAAATATTTAAAGACCAAACATGGTTATTTGTAGATGAAGATATTATAAAAGATAGGGTCAAAAAATATGGCTTTGTTAAAGATTTAAATATAGAGAAAATAAAATTTGGCGATTTAAAGCTAAAAATAGTAGAAAGCAAACCAATTGCAATTTTAAATTTTAAATCTGAAAAATATTTAATAGATGAAAATGGCAATATTCTAAATCCTAAGTATTATCAAAATTACGAAAGTTTACCGATAATAGATTATCAAGATGAAAATTTTGATAAAAATAAGTTAAAATATTTAGGAATTTTAAATAATTATTTTAAAGATTTAAAAAGTATTATAATTTATAGGTCTCAAATAGTTGTTAATTGGAAAGATAAAATATTAGTTTTTGGAGCAGATAATTTGGAAGAAGATTTAGAAAAAGCAAAGTTGTTTTTTAGCAAAGTTAGTATTAATAATTATAAATATATAAATTTTAGTTTTGATACAATTGTTATAGCAAGGAGATAA
- a CDS encoding TraR/DksA family transcriptional regulator — protein sequence MTKEELLEYRKMLLEMKRKILERFFKQEETEHRLTEESQDSRDLEEYAYIDYTEEILGELEDVEIELLRKIDEALERIENGTYGICEVCGKEIEKERLKAIPWTTLCIEHAKEMESQLSTPDTRYKEYFDRLSITENPISEEEAGEL from the coding sequence ATGACAAAAGAAGAGTTATTAGAATACAGAAAAATGTTATTAGAAATGAAAAGAAAGATTTTAGAAAGATTTTTTAAACAGGAAGAAACGGAACATAGATTAACAGAGGAAAGTCAAGATAGTAGAGATTTAGAAGAGTATGCTTATATAGATTATACAGAGGAAATTCTCGGTGAACTGGAAGATGTTGAAATTGAGCTACTGAGAAAGATAGATGAAGCCCTTGAGAGAATAGAAAATGGAACATACGGTATATGTGAAGTTTGTGGTAAAGAGATAGAAAAAGAAAGATTAAAAGCTATACCATGGACTACTTTATGTATAGAGCATGCGAAAGAGATGGAATCTCAATTATCTACACCTGATACAAGATACAAAGAATATTTTGACAGATTATCTATTACGGAAAATCCTATATCAGAAGAAGAAGCAGGAGAGTTATGA